AGTTCGGCCTCGATGGTCGAGATCGCGTGCGCCATCCGCTCCGGGCCCGCAACGTAGTGGGTGGCCGGGAAGATTCGGAGTGAGTCGACCTGGCGGACGATGTCACCGGTCAGCGGGTGCAGGTAGTACAGCGCCTCGATCTCGTCGCCGAAGAACTCGATGCGCACCGCGAGCTCCTCATACGACGGGATGATCTCCACGGTGTCGCCCCGCACCCGGAACGTGCCGCGGGTGAACGCCATGTCGTTGCGGTTGTACTGGACATCCACGAGCAACCGCAGCAAGCCGTCGCGTGGTACCTCCTGGCCGACCTCCAGCTCGACCGAGCGATCGAGGTAGGACTGCGGCGTACCGAGGCCGTAGATGCACGACACCGAGGCGACCACCACCACGTCGCGCCGGGACAGCAGGCTCGAGGTCGCCGAGTGCCGCAACCGCTCGACGTCGTCGTTGATCGAGCTGTCCTTCTCGATGTAGGTGTCGGTCTGGGCGATGTACGCCTCGGGCTGGTAGTAGTCGTAGTACGAGACGAAGTACTCAACGGCGTTGTGCGGCAACATCTCCCGCAACTCGTTAGCCAGCTGGGCGGCAAGCGTCTTGTTCGGCGCCATCACCAGGGTGGGCCGCTGCAGCCGCTCGATCAGCCACGCCGTGGTGGCCGACTTGCCGGTACCCGTCGCGCCGAGCAGCACGACGTCGCGTTCACCACCCTTGATCCGGCGCTCCAGCTCGTCGATGGCGGCCGGCTGGTCACCCGCCGGGTCGTACTCACTGACCACCTCGAACCGTGCGCCGGTCCGGACGATCTCATCGACAGCCCGGTACTCCGAATGCGCGAGCACGGGGTGTTCGGTCGCGAAGGCCATGCTCACCAGCCTAGAACTGCGCACCGACAACTTCCGGTCGTGTTCACTCCCCGCGTAGTCTTGGGCCATCCATCCTCCCAAGCACGAGACGTTCGACCTGGTGGCCCGCACGAACACCGACCCCAAGGGCATCGTACGGGCCGTCGACGTCTACACGGTCGAACCCTGGGGGCTGTACATGGCCAGGCCCACGCCCGGCCGGGCCCAGTTCCACTACCTCGAATCGTGGCTGCTGCCCGGCCTCGGACTGCGGGCCAGCATCTTCCACTTCAATCCCGGCCACGAGCGTGACCAGGACTTCTACCTCGACGTCGGCACCTACACCCCCGGGCCGTCGGTGTGGCAGTCCGAGGACCACTACCTGGACCTGGTGCTCCGCACCGGTCGGGGCGTCGAGCTGTGCGATGTCGACGAACTGCTCACCGCCGTCCGGCACGGCCTACTGACCCCCGAGGTCGGTGAGCAGGCCGTGCAAACCGCGGCCGCCGCGATCGAGGGCCTCGCCAGCTGCGACTATCGGCTCGATCAGTGGCTGTCCGGCAACGGAATGGCCCTCACGTGGCGGGCAGCGTAAGGTCAGGATTCATGAGTTCAGCTAAGTACGTCTGGGGAGTCCTCCCCGCGCTGGCAGGACTGCTCACCGGCGCACTGTTGATCCCCGCTGTGGCACAGGCCGACCCCGAGGCGCCGCCGCAGGTCGAGCCGCTACCCGACCAGCAACTCCACAACGTCACCTACCGCGCCCGGATCGACGGGGTGTCCCGCAACGCGACGATCGCCTACAAGATCGACGACGACAACGTCAACACCGCGGACCCCTCCATGCTGCCGGGCCGGATCTTCGAAGCCACCGGTGTGGTGTCGGATCCGGGTTCCGCCGGAATGTCGGTACGCATCGACTGGCCGTACTCGGCGAACCTTCACTGCGAAATCCTGGTGGACGACCAGATCGTGGCCCAGGCCGACACCTTCGTCGCACCGCGGCTGACCCGGCCCAAGGACGACCCGAGCTACGGCAGCCTGCCCTGCGGAGCCCCGCTGAACACGCCGGTGCCCGGCACGATCGCCGACCCGGCGGCGCCGGCTTATCCAGCGCTCGCGCCACCCGCGGATCCGGCGCTCCCACCGGCACCGGAACCGGCCCCACCGGCCGCCTGAGCGTCAGCGCTTGAGCCAGGACTCGACCGTGTGCCGGGTGTCGTTGATGTGGGCTTCCATCTCGGCCGCGGCCCGCTCCGGGTCACGGCTCTCGATCGCCTCGAGGATCGAGGCGTGGTAGTCGTTGGCGTTGGGCTCCAGCCGCCCGAAGATCGCACCGACCGGTAGCCACATCCGCCTTCGGGCGTCGGCGACGGCGTCCAGCAGACGGGCGTTCTGGGCCGCCTGGGCGATGCCCAGATGGAAAGCCGAGTCCAAGGTCTGGAAGTCGGTGGTGTGACGAGCCGACTGGTCGTTCATCGCCGTGTGCAACGCGGATTCCATGCCCTTGAGCAGCTTGCGGAGCTCGGCCAGATCGGTGGCACGCCGCCGTTCGGCCGCCAGCCGGGTGGCACCGGTCTCGACGACGACGCGATAGTCGAAGGCGTCGCGGACCTCGCGCTTGTTGCGGCGCAGTTCCCGGCGCATCTCCGCCGAGTCGTAGTGCGGCGCCTGGACGGTGAACCCGCCGCCCCGGCCGCGCCGGACGGTGATCAGACCATCGCGCTCGAGCACGGCCACCGCGGCGCGCACCGTGGTGCGGGAAACGTTGAGCACGTCGGACAGTTCGCGTTCGGTGGGCAACCGGTCACCAGGCCGGAACTGGCCGAGTTCCAGGGCCCGCCGCATCTGGTCGACGACCAATTCATGGGCGGCGATCTGGCGGACCGGAACCAAGGCCGATTTGCCTGTTGACATGCGCCCCCCTTCGGACGCCCCAAAAGTACCGCACGGCCAGAACCACGGTGCGGACATTCACCCGCTGATTCTCCGGGGGCCAAACCCGGTGCAGCCCAAGGACTAAGGCTGCCAGCCCGTCGCGTCCGCCCACTCCCAGGCGCGCCGGTAGGCATCGAGGAACCACGGCTCTTTGGCCACGGCGTAATCGGGGGCCGTCAGCGCGGCGCGCTTGGCGGCCAGGTAGTCGGCGTGCACGCCCGGGTTGTCCCGCAGCCAGTCGACGAACATCAGCGCGAACCGCTGGTTGGGCCAGCCATCCACCCGGATATGCACATTGGTCGGCCGGCCCGGATCCGCCGAGGCGTGGAAACGCTTGTGCCACACCGCCGGATCGTCACTGTGCGGGGTGTCCGTGGTGATACCCGGCACCACCGGGTATCCGGCCGTCAACAGGGCGTCGGCAAGTTCGTCGGCGACAGCCAGTGACTGCACGGTCACCTGCACATCGATGACATCCTTGGCGTCCAACCCGGGAACGGCCGTCGACCCGATGTGGTCGATACGCACTGCACGGTGTCCGCATGCGGTGTTCAGCCGCGCGACGACCCGGCGGGCCTGATCCGGCCAGGTCGGGTCGTAGGGCACCACGGCGGGGTCGCGACGGGCCGGCTGGCGGATCTTCAGGTTGTGCGCGAACGGCAGGATCCGCTCGTGCCACAGGGCGCGGGCCTGTTCGACGACGGCGCCGGGGCTACCCGAGTTGTCCAGCCACACATCGGCGACCGCCCGGCGCTGCTCCTCGGTGGCCTGCGCGGCGATCCGGGCCCGGGCGTCCTCCTCGGTGAATCCGCGGTACTCGATGAGCCGCTTGACGCGGATTTCCGGGTCGGCGTTCACCACGATCACCAGCGGGAACATGGGTGCCATCTGGGACTCCACCAACAGTGGGATGTCCTCGACGATCACGGCGTCTTCGTGGGCCGCCGCGATCAGCTCAGACCGGCGGTGCGCCACCAGCGGATGCACGATGCCGTTCAGGGTGGCGCGCTTCTCGTCGTCGCTGAACGCGACCGCCGCCAGGGCCGGGCGGTTCAGCGCCCCTTCGGGTAGCAGGATCCCGTCACCGAACGCCACGACGAGCTTGGCCAGACCTTCGGTTCCCGGTTCGACCACCTCACGCGCGATGACGTCGCCGTCGACGATGATGCCGCCGAGATCGCTGAATGTGGCCGACACTGTTGACTTCCCGGCGCCGATACCGCCGGTTAACCCGATACGAAGCACGCCCGACAGTCTGTCAGGGCGCGGAAACGACGAACGCCCCGGCCCTTGGGACGAACCTTTTGGGCCGAACGTGAAGAAGATCGCGAGATCTCGACGAATTCTCGCGATCTTCTTCACGTTGGAGCGCGCAAACGACGAACGCCCCGACCCATTGGGCCGGGGCGTTCGTTGTCGTACTTGTGGTTAGGCGTTGCCTGCGAGCTTCTCGCGCAGAGCGGCGAGCTGTGCGTCGCTGGCCAGCGTGCCACCGGTGGACTCCTCCGAGCGCGAGGAACCGTTGGCCACCGGACGGGCAGCTTCCTCGGCCTCGGCCGCGGCGAACTTCTCCATCTGCGTGGTGTGCATCTTGTGACGACGCTCGGCCTCGGCGTAGCGGGCCTCCCACTCCTCACGCTGCTTGTCGAAGCCTTCGAGCCATTCGTTGGTCTCGGCGTCGAAGCCCTCGGGGAAGATGTAGTTGCCCTGCTCGTCGTAGCTGTCGGCCATGCCGTACTTCGACGGGTCGAACTCCTCGGTGTAGTCCTCGTTGGCCTGCTTGAGGCTCAGCGAGATCCGGCGACGCTCCAGGTCGATGTCGATGACCTTGACCATCGCGTCGTCGCCGACCTGGACCACCTGGTCCGGGACCTCGACGTGGCGCTCGGACAGCTCCGAGATGTGCACCAGGCCCTCGATGCCCTCCTCGACGCGGACGAACGCACCGAACGGCACCAGCTTGGTGACCTTGCCCGGCACGATCTGGCCGATCGCGTGGGTACGGGCGAAGTGGCGCCACGGGTCTTCCTGAGTCGCCTTGAGCGACAGCGAAACCCGCTCGCGATCCATGTCGACGTCGAGCACCTCGACGGTGACCTCGTCGCCCACCTGAACCACCTCGGACGGGTGATCGATGTGCTTCCAGGACAGCTCGGAGACGTGCACCAGGCCGTCGACGCCGCCGAGATCGACGAAGGCGCCGAAGTTGACGATCGAGGAGACGACACCCTTGCGGATGGCACCCTTCTGCAGCTGGTTGAGGAACTCGCTGCGCACCTCGGACTGGGTCTGCTCCAGCCAGGCGCGGCGGCTCAGCACCACGTTGTTGCGGTTCTTGTCCAGCTCGATGATCTTGGCCTCGATCTCCTTGCCGATGTACGGCTGCAGATCGCGTACACGACGCATCTCGACCAGCGATGCGGGCAGGAAGCCACGCAGGCCGATGTCGAGGATCAGGCCGCCCTTGACGACCTCGATGACGGTGCCCTTGACGGCCTCGTCCTTCTCCTTGAGTTCCTCGATGGTGCCCCAGGCGCGCTCGTACTGAGCCCGCTTCTTGGACAGGATCAGGCGGCCTTCCTTGTCCTCCTTGGTGAGAACGAGGGCCTCGACCTCATCGCCCACGGAAACGACCTCGTTGGGGTCGACGTCGTGCTTGATGGAGAGTTCGCGGGAAGGGATGACACCTTCGGTCTTGTAACCGATGTCGAGCAGGACCTCGTCACGGTCAACCTTGACGATGGTTCCCTCGACGATGTCGCCATCGTTGAAGTATTTGATGGTTTTGTCGATGGCGGCGAGAAAGTCCTCAGCCGAGCCGATGTCGTTGACGGCTACTTGCGGCGAGGTGACGGAGGGAGAGGGCATGTGGTGGGTTGCTCCGGACAGGTTTAATCGTAGGGACATTTGTATTGCGGTTTTGCGTTCGTGCAGATCCGTGGCAGTGACCAGACGGTGTCAAGCTGTGCGCACAGATACGTAACGAGGGTACTCGACCGGGTACACGCAGGACAAACCCGGTCCCCCTGAGCGCGGCCCCACCGAAGGCTCGCCGACCGGCTCCCGGCGAAATTTGTGCCTGGATCGCCGCCCACCCACGGCTACGCTGCTCCGGTGGCGTACTACCCGACTCCCGGCCCCGCCCCCCGGCCGTGGTACCCGATCACCGCACCTCTGCCCCGCCCGGTCCGCAAGGTAGGCGCCCCACTGGCCGCGATCATCGCCTGCGGCGTCGTCATCGGCGCGCTGGTGCTGCTGTTCACCGCGCTCAACCCGGCCGGCGCGATCATCGGCTTCACGCTGTCGAGCATCGTGATGACCGGGGCGGTGTTCGCCTACCTCTGGCTCGACCGCTGGGAACCGGAACCGCCCCGCCTGCTGCTGCTGGCGTTCGGCTGGGGTGCCGCCGTGGCCATCGTGTTGTCCCTCGTCCTGAGCCTGTTCACCGACGCGCTGTTGGCACCCGGTGTCGATTCGGCCGACTCGGCGCACAGTTTCGCCTCGGTGGCGATCCGCGCCCCGTTCATCGAAGAGGCCGCCAAGGGCCTGTTCCTGCTGATCATGATGACCGGGCGGCGCCGCAACGAACTGAACTCGCTGACCGACTGCCTGGTGTACGCCGGCCTGGTCGGCCTCGGGTTCGCCTGGCTGGAAGACATCATGTACATCGCCAGCGCGGATTCGCTGGCCGGATCCCTGCTCACCGCGGCGATGCGCCTGATCATGGCGCCCTTCGCGCACTCGCTGTTCACCACGATGACCGCGATCGGGGTCTACTTCGCACTGCACCGGCGCAGCACGATCGCCAAGGCGCTGTGCATCCTGGCCGGGTATCTCGGCGCGGTGCTCATGCACGGATTGTGGAACGGCTCGTCGCTGGTGGGCGCCGGCACCTACTTCATCGTGTACGCGGTCTGGATGGTGCCGATGTTCGTCACGATGATCGTGGTGGCCGTGATCAGCCGCCGCCGCGAGCAGAAGGTGGTCGCCGGCAAACTGCCCGGCATGGTGGCCGCTGGGTTGATCACCCCCAACGAGGCCACCTGGCTCGGTTCCTTGAAGGCCCGCCACGGCGCGGTGGCGCAGGCGAAGCTGGCCGGCGGGCGACCCGCGGGCCAGGCCGTGGCGGCGTTCGCCGCGGCCGTCGTCGAACTCGCCTTCGTCCGAGACCGCATCGACCGCGGTTTCGGTGACGCGCGGGTATACGCGCTACAGCAGGAGGAGGTCTATGCCGTCGCCGCCGCCCGGTCGGCCGCGCCCATCCTGCACTGGCTGGCCAACTACCGGGCGCCGGTCGCCATGCCACCGCACCCGGGGCCACAGCGCTTCGGCTGAGTCCGGTACGCGGTGCCGGCGAGCTCCGCTAGTGAGCCGCGGAGTCCCAGCTCGGGCCGTACCCCACCGACACCTCGAGCGGCACATCCAACGGATACGCGTTGCCCATGTGCTCGCGAACCAGCGCCTCCAAGGTCTCGCGCTCGCCCTCGGCCACCTCGAACAACAGCTCGTCGTGCACTTGAAGCAGCATCCGTGAGGTGAGCCCGGCCTCCTTGATCGCGGCGTCGACGTTGATCATCGCCACCTTGATGATGTCGGCGGCACTCCCCTGGATCGGCGCGTTGAGCGCGGCCCGCTCGGCGGCCTCCCGGACCTGCCGGTTGCTGCTGTCCAGCTCGGGCAGATAACGGCGTCGGCCCAGCACGGTCGAGGTGAACCCGTCCTTGCGGGCCTGATCGACCACATCGCGCAGGTAGTCGCGCACGCCGCCGAACCGGTCGAAGTACTGCTCCATCTGTACCTTGGCCTCTTCGGTGGAGATCTTGAGCTGGCTGGCCAGCCCGTAGGCGCTCAATCCGTAGGCGAGGCCGTAGGACATCGCCTTGACCCGGCGGCGCAGCTCCGGGGTCACCTCGTCGATGGGCACCGAGAACGCTCGCGAGGCCACGAACGAATGCAGGTCCTCGCCGGTGTTGAACGCCTCGATCAGGCCGGCGTCGCGGGACAGGTGGGCCATGATCCGCATCTCGATCTGGCTGTAGTCGGCGGTCATCAGCTCGCTGTAGGGCCCGTCGGGGCCGACGCCGACGACGAAGGCGTCTCGGATGCGGCGGCCCGCCTCGGTCCGGATCGGGATGTTCTGCAGGTTCGGCTCGGTCGAGGAGAGCCGGCCCGTCGCGGCGATGGTCTGGTTGAACGTGGTGTGTATGCGGCCGTCGGAGGCCACCGAGTTGAGCAGGCCGTCGACGGTCACCTTCAGCCTGGTCGCGTCGCGGTGGGCCAGCAGATGCTGCAGGAACGGATGCCCGGTCTTGTCGAACAACGATTGCAGCGCATCGGCGTCGGTGGTGTAGCCGGTCTTGGTGCGCTTGGTCTTCGGCATCTCCAGCTCGTCGAACAGCACCGCCTGCAACTGCTTGGGCGAACCGAGGTTGATCTGCTTACCGATCACCGCATAGGCGGCCTCGGCGGCGTCACGGATCTGGTCGGCGAACTCGCTCTGCAGCTCCTGGAGCTTGTCCAGATCGACGGCGATGCCCGTCGACTCCATCTCGGCCAGCGCGCGCTGCACCGGCAGCTCCATCCGGCCCAGCAGGGACGACGAGTCGATCCGGGCCAGCTCCTCATCGAGTGCATCCGCAAGGTCCAGCACCGCACACGCCCGCAGGATCAGCGTCTGCACCGCCTGTTCGTCGACCCCGTCGGAGTCATCCAGCAGCGAAAGCTGTTGTTGCTCAGGCGTTTCCGCACGCAGCTCGCGTCGCAGGTAGCGAACCGCCAGATCGTCGAGCGCGAAACTGCGTTGCCCGGGCCGCACCAGGTAGGCAGCCAGCGCGGTGTCGGAGGTGACGCCGCGCAGCGTCCAGCCGCGCCCGGCCAGATCGTGCATGGCCAGTTTGGCCTCGTGCAGGGCCTTCGGCGGACCCGGGTCACCCAGCCAACGCGCCAGCGCCTCCTCGTCCTCGGGAGTCAGCGTCGCGGTGTCGATGTAGCGGCCGTCCCCGTCGGCGGCAACGATGGCCAGCGCGGTGGCGTCGGCGTCATAGGCGAGGTGCGTACCGACCACGGCGAGCCCGAACCGGTTGCCCAGGCTGTGCTCGGCAAGCCACGCGGCGAGCTCGCCGGGCTCCAGCGCCCGGCCACGCACGTCGAACCCGTGCTCGACCTCCGGCTCGGAGGCGACCAGCGTCTCGAACAGCCGGTCACGCAGGACGCGGAACTCCAGATCGTCGAACAGCCGGTGAATCTGGTCGCGGTTCCAGGGTTGCATCCGCAGCGTGTCCGGGGTCTGGGCCAGGGGTACATCGCGGACCAGATCGGTGAGCTCACGGTTGAGCACCACGCTGGACAGGTTGGCCCGCAGCGAGTCACCCACCTTGCCCTTGACCTTCTCGACGTTGTCGACCAGGGACTGCAGGGAGCCGTACTCGACGATCCACTTGGTCGCGGTCTTCTCGCCGACGCCAGGAATACCGGGCAGGTTGTCGCTCGGGTCTCCGCGCAGGGCCGCGAAATCCGGATACTGCGTCGGCGTCAGCCCGTACTTCTCCACCACCGCTTCCGGAGTGAACCGGGTGAGCTCGCTGACGCCCTTGCGCGGGTAGAGGACGGTGACGTTGTCGGTGACCAACTGCAGCGAGTCCCGGTCGCCGGTGACCACCAGCACCCGGTAGCCCTCCTGCTCGGCCTGGGTGGCCAGCGTGGCGATGATGTCGTCAGCCTCGAAGCCGGGCTCGGCCATCGCGGTGATGCCCAGCGCGCCGAGCACCTCCTTGGTGATGTCGATCTGCCCGCGGAACTCGTCCGGTGTCGCGGAGCGCCCCTCCTTGTACTCGGGGTACTTGTCCTTGCGGAAGGTCTGCCGCGACACGTCGAATGCCGCGGCGACATGGCTGGGCTGCTCGTCACGCAGCAGGTTGATCAACATCGAGGTGAACCCGTAGACCGCATTGGTGGTCAACCCGCCCTGGGTTTTGAAATTCTCGGCGGGCAACGCGTAAAACGCGCGGAACGCCAGGGAATTACCGTCGAGCAGCATCAGTGTGGGCTTGGTCTGGGGCTGGGCGTCCGTCACGGCACTTACTCTAGGCACCGCCCCCGACGAGTTTCTGGGCCATCTCGATGAGCGCCCGCGCCGCCGGGCTGATCGGGCCGGTCGCGCGCCAGGCCAGCACCAACCGGCCGCGGAGCTCCGGGCGGATCGAGATGGCGTGGACGTCGCCACGGCCCCGGGCGACCGACCCCGGCACGATGGCCACGCCCAACCCCCGTGCGGCGAGATCGGCCAGCGCGTCGGGCGTCGCGGCCTCGAACACGACATGCGGGGCGACGCCGGCCGTCGCACAGGCCCGGTCGAACTGTCGCCGGATGCCGCCGCCGGCGGGCAGCGCGATGAGCGGACGCTGCGCGAGCGCGGACAGCCCGACCGTCCGGCGGGCGGCCCACGGATCGGCGCGACTCACCACGGCCTCGATCGGCTCCTCGGTTGTGGTGGCGACCGCCAGCCCGTCGGGGACCTCATCGGAACCGACCGACGTGATCGCGACGTCGAACCTGCCGCTGCGGATGCCGTCGATCAGCGCATCCGAAGTGTCGGTGGACAACGTGATCTCGACCGCGGGGTGCGCGCGGTGGTATTCGGCGAGCAGCTCCGGCATGTCGACGTTGTGGGCCGTCACCGTGCCGACGGTCACCGAACCCCGGACCAGCTGGGCTACCTCGTCGACCGCGGTCTTGGCCTGACGGACCGCCTCCAGCGCGGCACGCGCGTAGGGCAGCACGGCCTCTCCCGCGGCGGTGAGCCGGACCTCGCGCCGAGACCGGTCCAGCAGAGGCTGGCCCAATTCCCGTTCCAGCCGGGCGATCTGGGCGCTGACCGCGGGTTGCGCCACGCGCACCCGCTGTGCGGCCCGCGTGAAATTGGCCGCCTCGGTGACGGCGACGAAGTACTCGAGCTGCCGCAGTTCCATAACCTATCATTATAGTTTGTGTACTGAGATGGTATTGGACTTATAGCACCAGCTCCGCGCAGGCTTGAGGCATGGATATCGTCATCGCCGGGGCCGGAATCGGCGGCCTCACCGCAGCACTCAGCCTGCACGCCCAAGGCATGCGTGTCGTCGTCGTGGAATCGGCGCGCGAGCTCGCCGCGATGGGCGTCGGCATCAACCTGCTCCCCCACGCCGTCGCCGAACTCCATGCCCTCGGCCTCGGCGATGGGGTGCGCTCGATCTCGGCCACCCCGGCGGTCATCGACTACTACGACTCCGACGGCGGGTTGTTGTTCCGCGAGCCCCGCGGAATCGAAGGCGGATACGCGTATCCCCAGTGTTCGGTGCACCGTGGGCGGCTCCAGATGCTGCTGCTCGATGCGGTGCGGGACCGGATCGGGCCCGACGCGGTGCGCACCGGAGCAGGTGTCACCGACTTCGAGGAGACGAGCGAGGGCGTGCGGGTGACCACGCGGGCAGGCGAATTCGGCGCCGAGGTGTTCGTCGGCGCCGACGGGGTGCACTCGATGGTGCGCCGGCGGCTGCACCCCGGCCCCGATCCGCTGCTGTGGTCCGGGGTGCGGATGTTCCGCGGCGCGAGCCACCTGGAGCCGTACCTCGACGGCCGCACCATGGCCATCGTCAAGGGGCCGGACGGGGTCGAACTGGTCGTCTACCCGATCGGCGGCGGCCTCGTGAACTGGGTGCTGCAGGTCACCGAGGGTGCGCCCGGGCCACTACCCGGCGACGCGAACTGGAACACCCCGGCCGATCCGGCGGCGGTGACCGCCCACATGGCCGGCTGGCACCTGGACTGGCTGAACCCCGCCGAGCTCGTGGAATGCTCCGACGCGGTGTTCGAGTACCCGATGGTGGACCGGGAACCGCTCTCGCGCTGGGGAACTCGACGCGTCACGCTGCTCGGCGATGCTGCACACCCGATGTACCCAGTCGGCGCCAACGGGGGTTCCCAGGCGATCC
The genomic region above belongs to Mycolicibacterium sp. HK-90 and contains:
- a CDS encoding DUF402 domain-containing protein, with product MHPPKHETFDLVARTNTDPKGIVRAVDVYTVEPWGLYMARPTPGRAQFHYLESWLLPGLGLRASIFHFNPGHERDQDFYLDVGTYTPGPSVWQSEDHYLDLVLRTGRGVELCDVDELLTAVRHGLLTPEVGEQAVQTAAAAIEGLASCDYRLDQWLSGNGMALTWRAA
- a CDS encoding FadR/GntR family transcriptional regulator; amino-acid sequence: MSTGKSALVPVRQIAAHELVVDQMRRALELGQFRPGDRLPTERELSDVLNVSRTTVRAAVAVLERDGLITVRRGRGGGFTVQAPHYDSAEMRRELRRNKREVRDAFDYRVVVETGATRLAAERRRATDLAELRKLLKGMESALHTAMNDQSARHTTDFQTLDSAFHLGIAQAAQNARLLDAVADARRRMWLPVGAIFGRLEPNANDYHASILEAIESRDPERAAAEMEAHINDTRHTVESWLKR
- the coaE gene encoding dephospho-CoA kinase, whose protein sequence is MLRIGLTGGIGAGKSTVSATFSDLGGIIVDGDVIAREVVEPGTEGLAKLVVAFGDGILLPEGALNRPALAAVAFSDDEKRATLNGIVHPLVAHRRSELIAAAHEDAVIVEDIPLLVESQMAPMFPLVIVVNADPEIRVKRLIEYRGFTEEDARARIAAQATEEQRRAVADVWLDNSGSPGAVVEQARALWHERILPFAHNLKIRQPARRDPAVVPYDPTWPDQARRVVARLNTACGHRAVRIDHIGSTAVPGLDAKDVIDVQVTVQSLAVADELADALLTAGYPVVPGITTDTPHSDDPAVWHKRFHASADPGRPTNVHIRVDGWPNQRFALMFVDWLRDNPGVHADYLAAKRAALTAPDYAVAKEPWFLDAYRRAWEWADATGWQP
- the rpsA gene encoding 30S ribosomal protein S1, whose protein sequence is MPSPSVTSPQVAVNDIGSAEDFLAAIDKTIKYFNDGDIVEGTIVKVDRDEVLLDIGYKTEGVIPSRELSIKHDVDPNEVVSVGDEVEALVLTKEDKEGRLILSKKRAQYERAWGTIEELKEKDEAVKGTVIEVVKGGLILDIGLRGFLPASLVEMRRVRDLQPYIGKEIEAKIIELDKNRNNVVLSRRAWLEQTQSEVRSEFLNQLQKGAIRKGVVSSIVNFGAFVDLGGVDGLVHVSELSWKHIDHPSEVVQVGDEVTVEVLDVDMDRERVSLSLKATQEDPWRHFARTHAIGQIVPGKVTKLVPFGAFVRVEEGIEGLVHISELSERHVEVPDQVVQVGDDAMVKVIDIDLERRRISLSLKQANEDYTEEFDPSKYGMADSYDEQGNYIFPEGFDAETNEWLEGFDKQREEWEARYAEAERRHKMHTTQMEKFAAAEAEEAARPVANGSSRSEESTGGTLASDAQLAALREKLAGNA
- a CDS encoding PrsW family intramembrane metalloprotease encodes the protein MAYYPTPGPAPRPWYPITAPLPRPVRKVGAPLAAIIACGVVIGALVLLFTALNPAGAIIGFTLSSIVMTGAVFAYLWLDRWEPEPPRLLLLAFGWGAAVAIVLSLVLSLFTDALLAPGVDSADSAHSFASVAIRAPFIEEAAKGLFLLIMMTGRRRNELNSLTDCLVYAGLVGLGFAWLEDIMYIASADSLAGSLLTAAMRLIMAPFAHSLFTTMTAIGVYFALHRRSTIAKALCILAGYLGAVLMHGLWNGSSLVGAGTYFIVYAVWMVPMFVTMIVVAVISRRREQKVVAGKLPGMVAAGLITPNEATWLGSLKARHGAVAQAKLAGGRPAGQAVAAFAAAVVELAFVRDRIDRGFGDARVYALQQEEVYAVAAARSAAPILHWLANYRAPVAMPPHPGPQRFG
- the polA gene encoding DNA polymerase I, which gives rise to MLLDGNSLAFRAFYALPAENFKTQGGLTTNAVYGFTSMLINLLRDEQPSHVAAAFDVSRQTFRKDKYPEYKEGRSATPDEFRGQIDITKEVLGALGITAMAEPGFEADDIIATLATQAEQEGYRVLVVTGDRDSLQLVTDNVTVLYPRKGVSELTRFTPEAVVEKYGLTPTQYPDFAALRGDPSDNLPGIPGVGEKTATKWIVEYGSLQSLVDNVEKVKGKVGDSLRANLSSVVLNRELTDLVRDVPLAQTPDTLRMQPWNRDQIHRLFDDLEFRVLRDRLFETLVASEPEVEHGFDVRGRALEPGELAAWLAEHSLGNRFGLAVVGTHLAYDADATALAIVAADGDGRYIDTATLTPEDEEALARWLGDPGPPKALHEAKLAMHDLAGRGWTLRGVTSDTALAAYLVRPGQRSFALDDLAVRYLRRELRAETPEQQQLSLLDDSDGVDEQAVQTLILRACAVLDLADALDEELARIDSSSLLGRMELPVQRALAEMESTGIAVDLDKLQELQSEFADQIRDAAEAAYAVIGKQINLGSPKQLQAVLFDELEMPKTKRTKTGYTTDADALQSLFDKTGHPFLQHLLAHRDATRLKVTVDGLLNSVASDGRIHTTFNQTIAATGRLSSTEPNLQNIPIRTEAGRRIRDAFVVGVGPDGPYSELMTADYSQIEMRIMAHLSRDAGLIEAFNTGEDLHSFVASRAFSVPIDEVTPELRRRVKAMSYGLAYGLSAYGLASQLKISTEEAKVQMEQYFDRFGGVRDYLRDVVDQARKDGFTSTVLGRRRYLPELDSSNRQVREAAERAALNAPIQGSAADIIKVAMINVDAAIKEAGLTSRMLLQVHDELLFEVAEGERETLEALVREHMGNAYPLDVPLEVSVGYGPSWDSAAH
- a CDS encoding LysR family transcriptional regulator; protein product: MELRQLEYFVAVTEAANFTRAAQRVRVAQPAVSAQIARLERELGQPLLDRSRREVRLTAAGEAVLPYARAALEAVRQAKTAVDEVAQLVRGSVTVGTVTAHNVDMPELLAEYHRAHPAVEITLSTDTSDALIDGIRSGRFDVAITSVGSDEVPDGLAVATTTEEPIEAVVSRADPWAARRTVGLSALAQRPLIALPAGGGIRRQFDRACATAGVAPHVVFEAATPDALADLAARGLGVAIVPGSVARGRGDVHAISIRPELRGRLVLAWRATGPISPAARALIEMAQKLVGGGA
- a CDS encoding FAD-dependent monooxygenase, which codes for MDIVIAGAGIGGLTAALSLHAQGMRVVVVESARELAAMGVGINLLPHAVAELHALGLGDGVRSISATPAVIDYYDSDGGLLFREPRGIEGGYAYPQCSVHRGRLQMLLLDAVRDRIGPDAVRTGAGVTDFEETSEGVRVTTRAGEFGAEVFVGADGVHSMVRRRLHPGPDPLLWSGVRMFRGASHLEPYLDGRTMAIVKGPDGVELVVYPIGGGLVNWVLQVTEGAPGPLPGDANWNTPADPAAVTAHMAGWHLDWLNPAELVECSDAVFEYPMVDREPLSRWGTRRVTLLGDAAHPMYPVGANGGSQAILDARALADELAAGGGVAGYETRRVPETTDVIRANREMHSGDPQDLARVTAEYRRKTLADRSSR